AAGTATTTTATATCATAGTCAATTGTAGATGCAACAAACATTTGACCTATAGTTTATCTTTATCAGAAAAGGAAcagatattaaattaaaataatacacttACTAAAATACTTGGTATACCAACACTCTCTGCAGCTTTGAATGCAGCAGTGAAATTCCTCCGCTATAAACATaagcaaaatatatattattaggagagcattaatatgattttatagaaaatcataatttacttatatttaagtttttgtttatatcaatgtcaaatgtattttctaATGAATACCAATAATTAGGTTTCGATAATTGCCTTACTACACATGTCTAGAGGGCGACACACAATACGTAccaacaatactgtactatagGTGGCTCACTCATATATTAGAGTCAGCTCATAAAATACATAACGATTCTCTTGACTATTGTAAATTTGAACCAggatataattatatttcaggATGAGTAaagtttttacaaaaataatgaaCCTTTTATTACTGTAGAGtcagtatataataatagtcTTTGCATTCTATCTAGAGCAATGGGCGCTCCTATTATTTTCAGACCAATTTCTTTGAACGTCTGGCTCAACATGTGTTCAGCACATTCTTGTCACAGACACCTAGCaagttatatttatatacagcattttaaacaaaaatgatacTAACAAAAACTGACAACAACTTACTTTATCGATACTGTTTAATTCATGATATGGTAAAAGATGTGGAACATGGCTGTGAATCAATGCACAAAACCCAAGTCCATCGTTCCAACTGCTACTAAAATTGGTTATGTCGATAttctgaaaaaagaaaaaagaatagTACTAAATGATAAATACACCTATTATTATATGCAGTGGTCTTATGGCGGCACCTTTTAAGTATTCTGTATTCATTctgcttttattcaatatttctctttgcagtatatataaaataaaactgaattgcgagagatttacatataaaattggtacaagctttcaaacatcaaaatttacaacattaaaaagtaaaaaaaaaaaaaaaaaaaaaaaaaaaaaactctatgTCTAGTTTTGATTTAGAAAAAtctcttaaagctctgtctacactatcaaacttttttgaaaCTATCAAACTATCAAAGTATATGTGAGAAAAAAattgtacccaaatatggtagtgatatgcccaaatatggtattgatatgacaacatcatgcccatatatgggcacatcacatttttttgttacataaactttgatagtgtagacagagctttatatgaatttaaaaagaataaatatagaATTACCAAAGTCAACAATATAACAAAACCTAACTAATTAGATGCTAGTTTGTCAAAGTGTAAAACTAATACACTGCATGTAAAAACCTCATTAGAAAGATATGCGTGTGTGTGCATATATCGCTGTATTGTGAAACAATGTAATCTTCacattttgtaacatttttgtaTGTGTGAATCGGGTATTAGGTGAATATCAGGTTTTTGAGTGttctttaaaattcaataataaaattggCAGTGAAGCCTATTTGACAATGACATTAACTAGCCATGAAAGGCTCAGGAGTTTAAACATGTGCTCAGCAGGTCTATTACAATGTCATTACACAtcaaaatgtgtttattgtcTAAACTATTTACAATGAGAAGATATCTGTCagaatatatttaatatcaCAACTTTATCCTTATCACTTTATATCATTTGCCAATGTATCATCTGATATTTAACACCGTATGGTAAATTATAAAAACtcaaatttcatatttatttgagacaaattatgattattatttcaataataaaatgtaaaacaaaccgTGTATCCCTGTGTTTTACTCTGACACCAGCGAAGAAGCGCATTTCGCTTTGAACCACCACCTTCATGACGTACAAGTGCAGTTAATGGGTCCTTTTTCTCTGGTGCTTCActagaaaatataataaatatgaataaatttacaaataaaaatgatgcTAGATTAAAAGGTTTGGGTTTTAATCTACTTTATAATGCATACATTTCAACTATGAGCCATACATATTCTTATttaaataagtacagtatttatattattaaaaaacctcattaactagtactttttaaattctaaaCATAACTAGCTTTTATAGCAATAACATTATCTAATTCAAACATCATTTTAACAAGATATCAATAAGTTCATTATTGTACACAAATTTACTTTGGggtaaaattaatatatacttttttaaGGAAATAAGATCCAAGAGACTAAAAGATAATGAGGTAAGCTTGAGTCACCTTCCTTAAAGATGTCTCAGATAGCTCTAGTCTACCTAGTCACAGACATCCTCATCTAAAACCATTGCTTTCAATTTTAGTCAATAGCGCTGTATATCTTCAATTTAGTTTATAGCTAAAAGTAACTAAATATTGTAGGTTTCCTTCAACAAACAAATATCAAAGTACCTATACAgttctgtctatactatcaaactgcccatatatggacatgatgatgtcatagcactaccatatttgtgcatatcactaccatatttgtgcatatcactaccatatttgtgcatatcactaccatatttgggcatatcacattatagtttgatagtgtagacagagctttaaaactTTTTAACTGGTAAAAAGTTACTTTAAAAGTTAAAGTTGAAATAGTATACATTCAAAAGGCAGATTTAAAAGTaagttgaataaataagtaaattaaagTTAGTCAGCAATTGCTTAATTGGTAGAAAATACATACACTAATACTGACCACAGATGTCCTCATTACTAGCATTGCGCTCAATTACTTTAAATTACTGCTATTTAGGTAAActtaatttaaagtaattagCACGTCATACtatcgcccgtattcttaaaccggactttagtcgtagttcgaagttcgacttggaaaagtcgtagttcgagctattacttcaaattcgattcaaaaacgaagtagtcgaagtttgcagttcgacttaatgaagtcgagcttttagtcgagttgcacacgtctgggtaacaaaggctatacattggccaatgacaagagagtatttgaggagcagacgaaattttgcgcattgatatcactttccatttcttacaacactttttacgcatcaggactatatacatgaaaaataattttaatcgttaattattagaacaatatcagtattaatttaacagtgaagtatatttgattaacaacaaataaaatcttaaaaatatatttaggaaccatggcggtacggtaacttttatattttctaggaccccaacaaagtatgatcgccacgaaccacgcacttcatagcgtgacaagaaagcgctaggccccctaaacattccatcgcgtggtgaattgccgcatctcccattgtcgctatggcgtgacgtagctcaagtcggacttgcgcgaagaaaataatgtaatttgtatacagttgtaaataaagatgattttaattattataatttataccaatgtatatttaattaagctaatataaatatagatatttcattcttcaatatctggccaatataacaactcaatgactgttacgttttttataaacatcgtttaaaaaccatttagtcgaccatttagtctgccccctccaggactaaaaaaatcgatcaaaatccgtctcgatttagtcgaggttggcctgatttagtcggtgatttagttgaagttcggtttatgaattaaaatgacgtcatttttttagttttagctcgaactacgactaaagtccggtttaagaatacgggcgtaagccTCAACACTAGGTAGTTatgaaagatgaaatttaattattctGCTAGGGAACCCTTAAAATTACAAActtaaattatgaaatacattCAACTAGATTCTTTTACAAGTTAAACACCTAAAATTGGTACTAATGTTTGCATTGTTGATGACTAAATTTAAGAAGTCGTGAAATAATTCTAGGAACAATCgctaaaaaataaagttttgaatagaaacattttattttttattgaattctACAGGaaattcacattgattaaaacgtaGCGCGAGTAAAGTAGAAATTTGTGTGGGTGAATGATTTTTATGAATAACAATCTTTTAATGACCAAGGAAGAAGGACAAGGGCAATGAAATGAACAACTGATACAATGACGCCAAGATTGACAACTAGGACACTAATGTCAAGAATAGTTTGTCTAAAATCAACGACAAAGGCACGATTACAGACTCTAATTTAAGTCTTTAAAACCTAGTTTAAAATTATCAATTCCAGTAGAACCACCATTATTGGGGGACACCTTCGGGACCACCAAATGGTCCCCTTAAGAGGAGGAGTGACCTTGAATTGAGGTTGACTGATAGTGTTAAAACAATATTGCTCACTTATTTGTTTCAAAggaaattgtccccttaataggggtaaaTGAGGAGTTTCTACTGTGTACAACtaataacaaattacaatattcaacaCTGGaatttaccatttattttgtaaccattaaatatggttgtaatttctgcatttttttttcattcaatatGCAGTATCCTACATTATTAGTCACTTCATTTTTTGAATTTTCTAAATTgtctgatttaaaaaatgtccttttaaacataatttctctttaatttcaatataaaaaagCATACTGTCCCTTTAAACGTTCACTAAAGGATTATGAGTAAAAACTTCCATAATGAATATTGAAGATAAATGAACTTTTAAGCGTAATTTGCATTAGAGTTTAATCATTTATTCACTTGTAAAATCCTCTTCCTCTAAAAGATTACACTTCTTAGAAATTAATCATCATTATTGCAATTTTCacaatttaataaattgttaacATTCATTGTCAAAATGCATACAATTACTGTATGGAAAATgttatatcaataataaaataataaattcactgTGTAGCAagctttttaaaatacattattatattgacTGTATTTAATAAAAGAATTACAATCAATTTTGGATGGAATGAAACAAAAGATAATAATAGCAAGTCATCTTAATGCTTTCATAAAGTTTCAACTTTACATCTAAAGGGACTATTTTTCCTGCACGTTAGAATTTAATGCAACATATGACCTTAGGTCATCCAATACATGTGCAAAAATTAATCCCACACTTTGTAACTTTCACCTTTTCTACCGTTTGTCACATTGTAATGAAAGTGTCTAGTGTTTGATGAATAActgataaatatatttcataagCATAGACAAACTATAAACTGGCTGGagtgatactgtattatattggAAAAAACCTTAAGGAAATctgtgaaaatgagaaaaaacaCTCCACGAATaagataatataattttatatttaaaaaaaatgagaaaagGATTGAGAAACTTACTTCTGTCTTCTTTGTGATATAACTGCAGACGTCTTAATTCCATTGCTGTCCTTAGTTGATGTATTGGTCGGTGAAGAATTAGAAGTAGAATTCTTCCGGTTTGGAAAATCTGCTCTTCTGTACAGCACATCTCCAATCGCTTGCCTCGCATCGGTTCTTGTCGTCGGTGTGCGCGATATAGCTGATGGACTCAAACTCTTCCTGGTTTCATTTGGTGACATCAATGGTGTACTGGCCCGGCGTAATAACGGTGGTGGTGTCTTTGATTCAGTTTTTGTGGAGACGACAGCTGTGTTGCGTCTTTCTAAAGCTGGTCTTGATGAGAATGCTGGAGACGATCGACCAGAAGATCCATTTGATGGTGTCTGAGCAAGAATATCAGGCTCAGTCAGAGGGGATGGAGAAACCGGAGGATGGGTTCCATTCTGGGACGAGACATTTTCAATAGATCTTACAAGAGATTTTACAGAAAGAGGTGGAGTGTTCTTACGTCCTGCATTTCCATGCCACAGTTGAGCTAATTCTTTATCAGCAGGCTTCATGTATGCCTGCATCCTTTTTCTAATTTCACTCTCTGTTGGTGGTGGCTGTGCTTTAACTTGTACAGGTACAGGCAGCTGCCTTGGTACCTTCTTAAGTCTCTCAACTTCTTGCTCCAAACTGTTAATCTTATCGAAAAGTTCCAACCGTTCTTTCACAAGCTTCTCGTTCGATATTTGAGCCTCGCTGCGATAATCATTTGCGATCACCACGGCCAATTGTAAATCTTTCTGAAATGTCTTCCATTCATCGGCTGCCATTGTACTAGTTCTTTTCAACTCATTCAAATTTCTGTTCAAGTCCTGTTTTTCTTGTTTTACATTCTGCAGAGATTTATTCAGGTCTGATATCGTTTGAAGATGCAGCTGTGTGTCTGCTTTATGGCGTTCTGATTCTTCATCCATCTCTTCAATTGCATCTTTTAGATTAATAATCTCCGTTTCTAATTCTTGCTTTTCACACTCAAGTTCATCAATTGTTTCTTTCATAGCGGATAACTCCTCATGTCTTTCATTCTCATACATTTGTTCATACTTCTCTAATTGTTCATGCAACTGTTCTGTCTCTTCTTTGCTTGTTTCCAATTCTTTTTCAAGCATAATACATCGGTTTTCAATCAGTTCTTTTTCCGAGGCAGCATGCTCAATTAGTTTTTCTAGATTTAAAGTTCCATCTGGATCTTGGAACTGAAC
This is a stretch of genomic DNA from Antedon mediterranea chromosome 3, ecAntMedi1.1, whole genome shotgun sequence. It encodes these proteins:
- the LOC140045407 gene encoding cytospin-A-like isoform X2, with translation MSQTDLNTAGWTEINELLQQTQQENMAMRQQLELLKQENRNLKDKITALDSSMQYSKTDYEKAMLLALEGSSRLHGESPTLPTEQDGTTLERMPSEGSLVNELFLLPFMPSSSSDGGSILADDPSNTSDNNWDIVSSEGEGSVACLQDRILQMEENHYTVNEELQATLQELTDLQENNNFLSLDNDKLNEEKVLLFELLCQQMEKLQRLEKSIEHFNNFIKENEIEYDSKSTDDKSKGKDETYKQVTELVEANKTSVEGQKFLATLIDQRDTRNNYAKLQDKLLETEQVNEELINEKEKIERDMDHFNELLINAEENLNKVKVQLVDEKMKSADLVQFQDPDGTLNLEKLIEHAASEKELIENRCIMLEKELETSKEETEQLHEQLEKYEQMYENERHEELSAMKETIDELECEKQELETEIINLKDAIEEMDEESERHKADTQLHLQTISDLNKSLQNVKQEKQDLNRNLNELKRTSTMAADEWKTFQKDLQLAVVIANDYRSEAQISNEKLVKERLELFDKINSLEQEVERLKKVPRQLPVPVQVKAQPPPTESEIRKRMQAYMKPADKELAQLWHGNAGRKNTPPLSVKSLVRSIENVSSQNGTHPPVSPSPLTEPDILAQTPSNGSSGRSSPAFSSRPALERRNTAVVSTKTESKTPPPLLRRASTPLMSPNETRKSLSPSAISRTPTTRTDARQAIGDVLYRRADFPNRKNSTSNSSPTNTSTKDSNGIKTSAVISQRRQNEAPEKKDPLTALVRHEGGGSKRNALLRWCQSKTQGYTNIDITNFSSSWNDGLGFCALIHSHVPHLLPYHELNSIDKRRNFTAAFKAAESVGIPSILDVEDMVKMERPDWQSVMTYITSIYTHFET
- the LOC140045407 gene encoding cytospin-A-like isoform X1 — its product is MADVDDTTPSTPVEHSTSDDLTERVTANMSQTDLNTAGWTEINELLQQTQQENMAMRQQLELLKQENRNLKDKITALDSSMQYSKTDYEKAMLLALEGSSRLHGESPTLPTEQDGTTLERMPSEGSLVNELFLLPFMPSSSSDGGSILADDPSNTSDNNWDIVSSEGEGSVACLQDRILQMEENHYTVNEELQATLQELTDLQENNNFLSLDNDKLNEEKVLLFELLCQQMEKLQRLEKSIEHFNNFIKENEIEYDSKSTDDKSKGKDETYKQVTELVEANKTSVEGQKFLATLIDQRDTRNNYAKLQDKLLETEQVNEELINEKEKIERDMDHFNELLINAEENLNKVKVQLVDEKMKSADLVQFQDPDGTLNLEKLIEHAASEKELIENRCIMLEKELETSKEETEQLHEQLEKYEQMYENERHEELSAMKETIDELECEKQELETEIINLKDAIEEMDEESERHKADTQLHLQTISDLNKSLQNVKQEKQDLNRNLNELKRTSTMAADEWKTFQKDLQLAVVIANDYRSEAQISNEKLVKERLELFDKINSLEQEVERLKKVPRQLPVPVQVKAQPPPTESEIRKRMQAYMKPADKELAQLWHGNAGRKNTPPLSVKSLVRSIENVSSQNGTHPPVSPSPLTEPDILAQTPSNGSSGRSSPAFSSRPALERRNTAVVSTKTESKTPPPLLRRASTPLMSPNETRKSLSPSAISRTPTTRTDARQAIGDVLYRRADFPNRKNSTSNSSPTNTSTKDSNGIKTSAVISQRRQNEAPEKKDPLTALVRHEGGGSKRNALLRWCQSKTQGYTNIDITNFSSSWNDGLGFCALIHSHVPHLLPYHELNSIDKRRNFTAAFKAAESVGIPSILDVEDMVKMERPDWQSVMTYITSIYTHFET